The Martelella sp. AD-3 genome includes a region encoding these proteins:
- the rplE gene encoding 50S ribosomal protein L5: MAEAKYEPRLKTVFNEKIRAELQESFSYANPMMIPRLDKVVINMGVGEAVGDSKKPTNAAADLSAIAGQKAVITHARNSIAGFKVREGMPIGAKVTLRGDRMYEFVDRLVNIALPRVRDFRGLNPKSFDGRGNFAMGIKEHIVFPEIEYDKVDQMWGMDIIVCTTANTDDEARALLTAFNFPFRK, translated from the coding sequence ATGGCTGAAGCAAAGTATGAGCCGCGCCTGAAGACGGTTTTCAACGAAAAGATCCGTGCTGAGCTGCAGGAGAGCTTTTCCTACGCCAACCCGATGATGATCCCGCGCCTCGACAAGGTCGTGATCAACATGGGCGTCGGCGAGGCTGTTGGTGATTCGAAGAAGCCGACCAATGCCGCAGCCGACCTCTCGGCGATCGCCGGCCAGAAGGCCGTGATCACCCATGCGCGCAACTCCATCGCCGGCTTCAAGGTCCGCGAAGGCATGCCGATCGGCGCCAAGGTGACGCTGCGCGGCGACCGCATGTATGAATTCGTTGACCGCCTGGTGAACATCGCGCTGCCGCGCGTTCGCGACTTCCGCGGCCTCAATCCGAAGAGCTTTGACGGCCGTGGCAACTTCGCCATGGGCATCAAGGAGCACATCGTGTTCCCCGAGATCGAATATGACAAGGTCGATCAGATGTGGGGCATGGACATCATCGTTTGCACGACGGCGAACACGGACGACGAAGCGCGGGCGCTCCTGACAGCGTTCAACTTCCCGTTCCGCAAATAA
- the rpsN gene encoding 30S ribosomal protein S14 — translation MAKVSAVEKNKRRRKTVARDAEKRAALKAIIKNQELPIEERFRASLKLAEMPRDGSKTRIRNRCEVSGRPRAYYRKLGMSRIALRDLGNTGKVPGVVKSSW, via the coding sequence ATGGCGAAAGTAAGCGCAGTCGAAAAGAACAAGCGCCGCCGCAAGACGGTCGCCCGGGACGCAGAGAAGCGTGCCGCGCTGAAGGCGATCATCAAGAACCAGGAACTGCCGATCGAAGAGCGGTTCCGCGCTTCCCTGAAGCTGGCGGAAATGCCCCGCGACGGCTCCAAGACGCGTATCCGCAACCGCTGCGAAGTATCCGGCCGTCCGCGTGCGTATTACCGCAAGCTGGGCATGTCCCGTATCGCGCTGCGTGATCTCGGCAACACCGGCAAGGTGCCGGGCGTCGTCAAGTCGAGCTGGTAA
- the rpsH gene encoding 30S ribosomal protein S8, producing the protein MAMSDPLGDMLTRIRNGASRRKSSVTTPASKLRAHVLDVLQAEGYIRGYTQTEFENGKSEIEIELKYYENASVIREIARVSKPGRRVYVSVKSIPQVANGLGITILSTPKGVMADHQAREQNVGGEVLCSVF; encoded by the coding sequence ATGGCAATGTCTGATCCCCTGGGCGATATGCTCACCCGTATCCGCAACGGCGCCTCGCGCCGCAAGTCCTCCGTGACGACGCCGGCTTCCAAGCTGCGCGCCCACGTTCTGGACGTGCTGCAGGCCGAAGGCTACATCCGCGGCTACACCCAGACCGAATTCGAGAACGGCAAGTCCGAGATCGAAATCGAGCTGAAATATTACGAGAACGCGTCCGTGATCCGTGAGATCGCCCGCGTTTCCAAGCCGGGCCGCCGGGTCTATGTCTCGGTCAAGTCCATTCCGCAGGTCGCAAATGGTCTGGGTATCACGATCCTTTCCACCCCCAAGGGTGTGATGGCTGATCACCAGGCGCGCGAACAGAATGTTGGTGGCGAGGTTCTCTGCTCGGTCTTCTAA
- the rplF gene encoding 50S ribosomal protein L6, which produces MSRIGKKPVQVPAGVTATVDGQKVTAKGPKGELSFVANDEVSVKLEDNAIVVSPINQSKDARSKWGMSRTMVENIINGVTKGYERKLEINGVGYRAAMQGKNLQLSLGFSHEVVYQPPEGITIACPKPTEITVTGIDKQVVGQVAANIREYRGPEPYKGKGVKYAEERIVRKEGKKK; this is translated from the coding sequence ATGTCTCGTATCGGTAAAAAGCCCGTTCAGGTTCCGGCTGGTGTGACTGCGACCGTAGATGGCCAGAAAGTCACAGCCAAGGGCCCCAAGGGCGAGCTCTCCTTCGTCGCCAATGACGAAGTGAGCGTCAAGCTCGAGGACAACGCGATCGTTGTTTCCCCGATCAACCAGTCCAAGGACGCCCGCTCCAAGTGGGGCATGTCGCGGACCATGGTTGAGAACATCATCAATGGTGTCACCAAAGGCTACGAGCGCAAGCTCGAGATCAACGGCGTTGGCTACCGCGCGGCCATGCAGGGCAAGAACCTGCAGCTGTCGCTCGGCTTCTCCCACGAGGTTGTCTATCAGCCGCCGGAAGGCATCACGATTGCCTGCCCGAAGCCGACGGAAATCACCGTCACCGGCATCGACAAGCAGGTCGTCGGCCAGGTCGCTGCGAACATTCGCGAATATCGCGGTCCCGAGCCCTACAAGGGCAAGGGCGTGAAATACGCGGAAGAGCGCATCGTCCGCAAGGAAGGCAAGAAGAAGTAA
- the rplR gene encoding 50S ribosomal protein L18, whose amino-acid sequence MASRKETIARRASRVRRQVKKVANGRPRLSVYRSSKNIYAQIIDDTAGRTLAAASTLDASLKSSLKTGADREAAEAVGKLVAERATKAGVKEVVFDRGAFIFHGRIKALADGAREGGLSF is encoded by the coding sequence ATGGCTAGCAGGAAAGAAACCATTGCACGCCGCGCCAGCCGCGTGCGCCGCCAGGTCAAGAAAGTGGCAAACGGCCGTCCGCGTCTGTCGGTTTACCGTTCGTCCAAGAACATCTACGCCCAGATCATCGACGATACGGCCGGCCGCACGCTGGCTGCCGCCTCGACGCTCGACGCTTCGCTCAAGTCTTCGCTGAAGACCGGCGCGGACCGCGAGGCCGCCGAAGCCGTCGGCAAGCTCGTCGCCGAGCGCGCCACCAAGGCGGGCGTCAAGGAAGTCGTGTTCGATCGCGGCGCCTTCATCTTTCACGGTCGCATCAAGGCTCTGGCCGACGGCGCCCGCGAAGGTGGCCTGAGCTTCTGA